GGAGACTAGGCACACTAGAACGGAATTTTTGGATTTCTCAAGTGTCGATCGTCAAAAACTAGGACGAAGAATGAACAGTTCATTACTAAGGTGGACAGTTATTGCAGCTTTGATATGATGGCGACCGCATTATTTTGTCTTACCAGACTGTTGGTTTGGCATTGCTCTAACAAGAGCGTTTTGCCACGAATAATCGTATGCCTTTTCTTTTGCTGCAAGTAGGTCTTTGACGGGGGACACCAGGTCTTGACCTTGTGATTTGTGTTTCTTTGGTATCCAATCTAAAATTAACACGGTTCCGATAGCCTGAGAACACCTGTTTACTTAAATTTACGATGTTTTACACTACTTAATTTTACTTAGACATCAGTAATTTGCACTCCAAAATATTCTGACGGATCTGTTAGCTGCCGACAAAGATGCCCCCGCGTCCTCAACAAAATGTAAAAATTAGAATGTTGACGACACACTTTCATACAGACCAATGGCTTCCTCTCCCCAGTACCTCAGCGGTAACGAAATTAGGCAAACATTTCTTGACTTTTTTGCCCAGCGGGGGCATAAAATCCTGCCCAGCGCTTCCCTAGTGCCAGAAGACCCCACCGTACTGCTGACTATCGCTGGGATGCTGCCATTCAAACCGATATTCCTGGGACAGAGAACAGCAGAAGTTCCCCGCGCTACCACATCCCAAAAGTGTATCCGCACCAACGATATCGAGAACGTGGGACGCACGGTCAGACACCACACCTTCTTCGAGATGCTGGGTAACTTCAGCTTTGGAGACTATTTTAAAGAACAAGCGATCGCCTGGGCGTGGGAACTGTCAACCGAAACCTTTGGACTGCCCCCAGAACGCCTCATCGTCAGCGTTTTTGAGGAAGACGACGAAGCATTTGCCATCTGGAGAGACAAAATCGGCATTCCTCCCCATCGCATCAAACGCATGGGTAAAGACGATAACTTCTGGGTGTCTGGCCCTACCGGCCCCTGCGGCCCCTGTTCGGAAATGTACTACGATTTTCACCCCGAACTCGGCGACGACAACATCGATTTAGAAGATGGCAGCCGCTTCATCGAATACTACAACCTCGTGTTCATGCAGTACAACCGGGATGTAGAAGGCAATCTGACACCACTGCAAAGCAAGAACATCGATACCGGTATGGGATTGGAGAGAATGGCGCAAATCCTCCAAAAAGTGCCGAACAACTACGAAACAGACTTGATTTTCCCAATTATCAAAACTGCCGCTGAAATTGCGGGAATCGATTACACCCAAGCTGATGAGAAAACCAAAATTTCCCTGAAAGTAATTGGCGACCACGTTCGCGCAGTCGTTCATATGATAGCCGATGAAATTCGCGCCTCGAATATCGGTCGCGGTTATGTGTTGCGGCGATTAATTCGTCGCGTTGTTCGTCACGGCAGATTAATCGGAATTGAAGGAGAATTTATCACAAAAGTAGCAGAGAGTGCGATCGCACTTTCCGAAGCAGCTTATCCCAACGTGCGCCAACGGGAAGCGCAAATCAAAGCCGAACTGCAACGGGAAGAAAACCAATTCCTCAAAACCCTCGATCGCGGCGAAAAACTGCTTGCAGAAATTATCCAAAAAGCTCTTGTGGGACAGGCGTCTCGCCTGTCATCCTCCGGGCAAGATGCCCATCCCACAACAGAAATTTCCGGACGCGACGCCTTTACCCTATACGACACCTACGGCTTCCCCTTTGAACTAACTCAAGAAATTGCCGCCGAACAAGGATTGACTGTTGATACGGCTAGCTACGAAGCAGCAATGGAAGAACAGCAAACCCGTTCTAAAGAAGCCCACGAAACCATCGACTTAACCGTACAAGGTTCGCTGGATAAACTCGCCGAACATATCCACGCAACAGAATTTTTGGGTTACACTCAACCTCTCAGCCAAAGCATTGTCGAAGTCATTCTCGTCAACGGCAAATCAGTAGAAGCAGCGGAAGCGGGAACAGACTTACAAATCGTTCTCGACAAAACACCATTCTATGCAGAATCCGGCGGACAAATAGGCGATCGCGGTTACATCACTGGCGACGGTATCGTGGTCAGAATTGAAGATGTCAAGAAAGAATCGGATTTCTTCGTTCACTTCGGACGCATCGATCGCGGTACTTTGCGCGTAGGCGATCCCGTCACCGCTCAAATCGATCGCTCTTGTCGTCGTCGCGCTCAAGCCAATCATACCGCAACTCACTTATTGCAAGCGGCATTGAAAAAAATAGTCGATGATTCCATATCGCAAGCCGGTTCGTTAGTAGCGTTCGACAGACTGCGATTTGACTTCAACAGTCCCCGTGCTTTAACATCAGAAGAGGTGCAACAAATTGAAGAACAAGTTAATACCTGGATTGCCGAAGCACACGCTGGCAAAGTGGAAGTTTTACCGCTAGCAGAAGCAAAGGCAAAAGGTGCGATCGCGATGTTCGGGGAAAAATACGGCGACGAAGTGCGCGTGTTGGACTTCCCAGGCGTTTCGATGGAACTTTGCGGCGGAACTCACGTTAGCAACACCGCTGAAATAGGCGTTTTCAAAATAATTTCTGAGTCTGGTGTAGCTGCTGGAGTGCGACGCATTGAAGCCGTAGCGGGGCCATCAGTGCTTGACTATTTGAACGTGCGCGATAAAGTAGTCAAAGAGTTGAGCGGTAACCTGAAAGCGAAACCGGAAGAATTGCCCGATCGCATCAACAACCTGCAAAACGAACTGAAGTCAACTCAAAAACAACTAGAAGCGCTCAAAGCAGAACTCGCGATCGCAAAATCCGACCAATTGCTATCTCAAGCAGAGACAGTCGGCGATGGCAAAATCCTGGTTGCACAGTTGGGAGAAGTTGACGCCGAATCCCTCAAAACAGCAGCCGAAAGATTGCAGCAAAAATTGGGCAACGCTGCTGTAGTGCTAGCGTCAGTTCCCGAACCGCAAAAAGTGAATTTTGTAGCAGTTTTTAGCCCAGAAGTCAATAAAAAAGGGTTACAAGCTGGCAAATTTATTGGTGCGATCGCGAAAATTTGTGGCGGCGGCGGTGGCGGACGACCCAACTTAGCTCAAGCAGGCGGACG
The Aerosakkonema funiforme FACHB-1375 DNA segment above includes these coding regions:
- the alaS gene encoding alanine--tRNA ligase, with amino-acid sequence MASSPQYLSGNEIRQTFLDFFAQRGHKILPSASLVPEDPTVLLTIAGMLPFKPIFLGQRTAEVPRATTSQKCIRTNDIENVGRTVRHHTFFEMLGNFSFGDYFKEQAIAWAWELSTETFGLPPERLIVSVFEEDDEAFAIWRDKIGIPPHRIKRMGKDDNFWVSGPTGPCGPCSEMYYDFHPELGDDNIDLEDGSRFIEYYNLVFMQYNRDVEGNLTPLQSKNIDTGMGLERMAQILQKVPNNYETDLIFPIIKTAAEIAGIDYTQADEKTKISLKVIGDHVRAVVHMIADEIRASNIGRGYVLRRLIRRVVRHGRLIGIEGEFITKVAESAIALSEAAYPNVRQREAQIKAELQREENQFLKTLDRGEKLLAEIIQKALVGQASRLSSSGQDAHPTTEISGRDAFTLYDTYGFPFELTQEIAAEQGLTVDTASYEAAMEEQQTRSKEAHETIDLTVQGSLDKLAEHIHATEFLGYTQPLSQSIVEVILVNGKSVEAAEAGTDLQIVLDKTPFYAESGGQIGDRGYITGDGIVVRIEDVKKESDFFVHFGRIDRGTLRVGDPVTAQIDRSCRRRAQANHTATHLLQAALKKIVDDSISQAGSLVAFDRLRFDFNSPRALTSEEVQQIEEQVNTWIAEAHAGKVEVLPLAEAKAKGAIAMFGEKYGDEVRVLDFPGVSMELCGGTHVSNTAEIGVFKIISESGVAAGVRRIEAVAGPSVLDYLNVRDKVVKELSGNLKAKPEELPDRINNLQNELKSTQKQLEALKAELAIAKSDQLLSQAETVGDGKILVAQLGEVDAESLKTAAERLQQKLGNAAVVLASVPEPQKVNFVAVFSPEVNKKGLQAGKFIGAIAKICGGGGGGRPNLAQAGGRDASKLKEALETARTQLREGLQA